From Vigna unguiculata cultivar IT97K-499-35 chromosome 5, ASM411807v1, whole genome shotgun sequence, the proteins below share one genomic window:
- the LOC114184173 gene encoding protein trichome birefringence-like 42: MQFEMKFTLWLCPLLLGSAFVWAVAPPPPSQGCDFSEGKWVVDEPSSHPLYDASGDCPFIGQGFDCLRNGRPDKEYLNYRWKPSGCDLPRFDGKKFLERNTGKKIMFVGDSISNNMWQSLTCLLHIAVPNSTYTSTSQTQQLSVFSFPEYKASIMWLKNGFLVDLVIDKEKGRILKLDSISSGDQWKGVDVLIFNSYHWWTHTGHSQAWDYFQIGTELIKDMDHMEAFKIGLTTWAKWVDSNIDPSKTRVLFQGIAASHVDKKGCLRQTKPEEGAVAAYPGVDIVKTVISNMEKAVQLLDITVLTQLRRDGHPSIYTGRGTSFDDCSHWCLAGVPDAWNEILYAVLLGN; encoded by the exons ATGCAATTTGAAATGAAGTTCACATTGTGGTTGTGTCCTCTGCTACTAGGCTCAGCTTTTGTATGGGCAGTGGCACCTCCTCCACCATCCCAAGGTTGCGATTTTTCTGAGGGAAAATGGGTCGTTGATGAACCCTCTTCCCACCCTCTCTATGATGCTTCAGGGGACTGTCCTTTCATTGGCCAAGGATTTGATTGCTTAAGAAATGGAAGACCAGATAAAGAGTACCTCAACTATAGATGGAAACCCTCTGGTTGTGACCTTCCAAG GTTTGATGGGAAGAAGTTTTTGGAGAGAAACACGGGAAAGAAGATAATGTTTGTGGGGGACTCCATAAGTAACAACATGTGGCAGTCACTCACTTGTTTGCTTCACATTGCTGTCCCGAACTCAACTTACACTTCAACAAGTCAGACACAGCAACTTTCTGTGTTTTCGTTTCCG GAGTACAAAGCTTCAATCATGTGGTTGAAAAATGGGTTCCTAGTGGATTTGGTTATTGACAAAGAAAAAGGGAGGATTTTGAAGTTGGACAGCATTAGCTCTGGGGACCAGTGGAAAGGAGTTGATGTTTTGATTTTCAATTCTTACCATTGGTGGACTCACACAGGACACTCTCAAGC GTGGGATTACTTTCAAATAGGGACTGAACTGATCAAGGACATGGATCACATGGAAGCTTTCAAGATTGGACTCACTACTTGGGCTAAATGGGTTGATTCTAACATTGACCCTTCAAAGACTAGAGTTTTGTTTCAGGGCATTGCTGCTTCCCATGTTGA CAAAAAGGGGTGCTTGAGGCAAACTAAACCAGAGGAAGGAGCAGTGGCAGCATATCCTGGTGTAGACATTGTGAAGACAGTAATAAGTAACATGGAAAAAGCTGTGCAATTGCTAGACATCACTGTGCTAACACAACTGAGGAGAGATGGTCACCCCTCTATCTACACAGGGCGTGGCACTTCTTTTGATGACTGTAGTCACTGGTGTTTGGCTGGTGTTCCTGATGCTTGGAATGAAATTTTGTATGCTGTTCTACTTGGAAATTAG